From a region of the Dictyostelium discoideum AX4 chromosome 2 chromosome, whole genome shotgun sequence genome:
- the clcA gene encoding CLC 6/7 family protein: MFRNNNNDNNNNDNGFDDENKGIFLDSKIEISDETSLIHKPYHDDYDENGLINNNNNSHNNNNGGNNNNHGPSKVTHRRGKHTFTEADKLKMTKFESLDFPIIDNQIYREYIRRTSKLNHMLKTFGKWIICFMIGVLVGITAYLVKQSVEFVNEFKFDQSGKYLEDERKFIAFLVYYSINILFGVSASLVIIPVGQIASGSGIPEVKGYLNGIRIPQSMNVKTLVGKLVSLILAYSSGLILGPEGPMIHIGSMLGGAIGQVKSKTLKWYPKVLWKYHNDRDRRDFISTGAAAGVAAAFGAPIGGVLFGFEEASSFWSRQLTWRTFFACLIATFTTNIILQGFDMQLHDYGVLKFGLSNKYLYKYSELIPFALIGVAGGLFGALFVNLNAHLSQWRSKFFANKKIYLRVLEVFILITITSTILYCCAAFTPCRSKTQANGSQTNSLDTSSSSILSSSGDNSKNSTKLFKLLNNASGEDKQEDKFIAFFCEQGEYNQMAGLSFNSLDAALRLLFSTSTDIFTIPTLAVFSLISFILTTITSGLMLASGLFIPMMLVGATFGRLVGQVIALFVSVDPCIYALVGASAMMAGFSRMTISLAIIMVELTEGTQYMLPVILSVMIAKWVGDFFNESIYEHLIEQKCYPFLQSQPPKSMIKLGVVDIMKTEVVTLHEVERVSKVIEVLKSEQHFHNGFPVIERPRPLDPNRKDAYGNLEYYEDETTYSGLILRNQLICLLYYRIFCHEQPLPQNPRLLGGNSNRRYNQRRFGRPTEYGYAPADPRMTYELMTQSLARHFPPIDKMNLKKEEIETMYIDLRPYMNLSTIVANETYSYSETYSIFRTIGLRHLPVVNKKNEVVGIVTRKDLL, from the exons atgtttaggaataataataacgataataataataatgataatggctttgatgatgaaaataaaggtATTTTCTTAGATAGTAAGATAGAGATTAGTGATGAAACGTCATTAATTCATAAACCTTATCATGATGATTACGACGAAAATGGattaatcaataataataataatagtcataataataataatggtggtaacAATAACAACCATGGTCCATCAAAAGTTACTCATAGAAGAGGTAAACATACATTCACAGAAgcagataaattaaaaatgacaAAATTTGAA aGTTTAGATTTTCCAATTATTgataatcaaatttatagAGAATATATAAGAAGGacatcaaaattaaatcatatgTTAAAAACATTTGGTAAATggataatttgttttatgaTTGGTGTATTAGTTGGTATAACGGCATATTTGGTTAAACAAAgtgttgaatttgtaaatGAATTCAAATTTGATCAATCAGGAAAATATTTAGAAGATGAAAGAAAGTTTATAGCATTTTTAGTTTATTATTCAATCaatatattatttggtgTTAGTGCATCATTGGTTATTATACCAGTGGGTCAAATCGCATCGGGTTCAGGTATACCAGAGGTAAAGGGTTATTTGAATGGTATACGTATTCCTCAATCGATGAATGTGAAAACATTGGTTGGTAAATTGGTGTCATTAATACTCGCCTACTCTAGCGGACTAATATTGGGACCTGAGGGACCGATGATTCACATTGGAAGTATGTTGGGTGGAGCAATTGGCCAAgttaaatcaaaaacattGAAATGGTATCCCAAGGTGCTTTGGAAGTACCATAACGACCGTGACAGAAGAGACTTCATATCAACTGGTGCTGCTGCTGGTGTCGCCGCTGCTTTTGGTGCACCCATTGGCGGTGTTTTGTTTGGCTTTGAAGAGGCTTCATCATTTTGGTCACGTCAATTAACTTGGAGAACTTTCTTTGCTTGTTTAATCGCCACATTCACCACCAATATCATTCTACAGGGTTTCGATATGCAACTTCATGACTATGGTGTATTGAAATTTGGTCTCTCCAATAAATATCTTTACAAATATTCAGAGTTAATTCCATTCGCATTGATAGGTGTTGCAGGTGGTTTATTCGGTGCATTATTTGTCAATTTAAATGCACATTTATCTCAATGGAGAAGTAAATTCTTtgcaaataaaaagatttatttacgTGTTTTAGAggttttcattttaattacaattacatCAACCATTTTATATTGTTGTGCAGCTTTTACACCATGTCGTTCAAAAACTCAGGCAAATGGTTCACAAACAAATTCTTTAGATACCTCATCCTCCtcaattttatcatcatcaggtgataattcaaaaaattcaacaaaactttttaaattattaaataatgcaAGTGGTGAAGATAAACAAGAAGATAAATTCATTGCATTCTTTTGTGAACAAGGTGAATATAATCAAATGGCaggtttatcatttaatagtTTAGATGCAGCATTACGTTTATTATTTAGTACAAGTACCGATATTTTCACAATACCAACTTTAGCAGTATTTTCCTTGATTTCATTCATTTTAACTACAATCACTAGTGGTTTAATGTTGGCAAGTGGTTTATTCATTCCAATGATGTTAGTTGGTGCTACCTTTGGTAGATTGGTTGGTCAAGTGATTGCATTATTCGTATCTGTGGATCCATGTATCTATGCTTTGGTTGGTGCTTCAGCTATGATGGCAGGTTTTTCACGTATGACCATTTCCTTGGCAATTATTATGGTGGAATTAACAGAGGGTACACAATATATGCTTCCTGTGATCTTATCAGTTATGATTGCCAAATGGGTTGGTGATTTCTTTAATGAATCCATTTATGAACATTTAATTGAACAGAAATGTTATCCATTCCTTCAATCACAACCTCCAAAATCAATGATCAAATTGGGTGTAGTCGATATTATGAAGACTGAAGTCGTGACATTGCATGAGGTGGAGCGTGTTAGCAAGGTTATTGAAGTATTGAAGTCAGAACAACATTTCCACAATGGCTTCCCAGTTATTGAACGTCCAAGACCACTCGATCCAAATAGGAAGGATGCTTATGGCAATTTAGAATACTATGAAGATGAAACCACCTATAGTGGTTTAATATTACGTAATCAATTGATTTGTTTACTCTATTATAGAATCTTTTGTCATGAACAACCATTACCTCAAAATCCACGTTTACTTGGAGGCAATTCAAATAGACGTTACAATCAACGTCGTTTTGGTCGTCCAACCGAATATGGCTACGCTCCTGCTGATCCAAGAATGACCTATGAACTAATGACTCAATCATTGGCAAGACATTTCCCACCAATCGATAAAATGAACCTTAAAAAAGAAGAGATCGAAACAATGTATATCGATCTTAGACCCTATATGAATCTAAGTACAATCGTTGCAAATGAAACTTATTCCTACTCGGAAacttattcaatttttagaACTATTGGTCTTAGACATTTACCtgttgtaaataaaaagaatgaagTTGTTGGTATTGTAACAAGAAAAGatcttttataa
- the melA gene encoding hypothetical protein yields MMKIAATLLATIALATVNALDNGLALTPQMGWSSWNFYACNINESVIMNTAKAMVSNGMADAGYTYVNIDDCWAGGRYPNGTVYADPTNFPNGIKYVADYIHSLGLKIGIYTDAGTETCQKRVGSYGYEANDAQTYAEWGIDYVKEDWCYATLENPQQRYQIMSQALNATGRPMFFSLCDWGYENPWTFGMSVGNSWRTTPDIKDNWDSMLSNLMAQAPITSFSGIGGFNDPDMMMVGNGGMSNTEYVSHFSLWSLLNAPLIAGCDLIDIDQETLSILTASEVIAINQDPLGVQGSLVKSYNGGLQQIWAKPLSNGARAVVLFNTDTNPATIELLWGNIWMEPSQQLSIRNLWTQTNLGTFTESYESDSLIPPHGCIMLTLTPTN; encoded by the exons atgatgaaaattgcTGCAACTTTATTAGCAACAATTGCATTAGCAACAGTAAATGCTTTGGATAATGGTTTAGCTTTAACACCACAAATGGGTTGGAGTAGTTGGAATTTCTATGCATGTAATATCAATGAATCCGTTATCATGAACACTGCCAAAGCAATGGTATCAAATGGTATGGCTGACGCTGGTTATACATATGTTAACATTGATGATTGTTGGGCTGGTGGTAGATATCCAAATGGTACTGTTTATGC tgatCCAACTAATTTCCCAAATGGTATTAAATATGTTGCAGATTATATACATTCTTTAGGATTAAAGATTGGTATTTATACTGATGCTGGTACTGAAACATGTCAAAAGAGAGTTGGTAGTTATGGATATGAAGCTAATGACGCACAAACTTACGCAGAATGGGGTATTGATTATGTTAAGGAAGATTGGTGTTATGCTACATTGGAGAATCCACAACAACGTTATCAAATTATGTCACAAGCATTAAATGCAACTGGTAGACCAATGTTCTTTTCACTCTGTGATTGGGGTTATGAGAATCCTTGGACTTTTGGTATGAGTGTCGGCAACTCTTGGAGAACTACACCAGATATTAAAGACAATTGGGACAGCATGCTCTCCAACCTTATGGCACAAGCACCAATCACCTCCTTCTCGGGTATCGGTGGTTTCAACGACCCTGACATGATGATGGTTGGCAATGGTGGTATGTCCAACACAGAGTACGTGTCACACTTTTCCTTATGGTCCTTATTGAATGCCCCACTCATTGCAGGATGTGACTTGATTGATATTGATCAAGAgacattatcaattttaacagCCTCTGAAGTCATTGCAATTAATCAAGATCCATTAGGTGTACAAGGATCATTGGTTAAATCATATAATGGTGGTTTACAACAAATTTGGGCTAAACCTTTATCAAATGGTGCTAGAGCTGTAGTTTTATTCAATACCGATACTAATCCAGCCactattgaattattatggGGCAATATTTGGATGGAGCCATCTcaacaattatcaattagAAATTTATGGACTCAA
- the lrrA gene encoding leucine-rich repeat-containing protein (Similar to LRR), which produces MGGNLSSELKSTKYRKREIVDLRKMNIDKLPPTIGALQCKELLLSENDLITIPEEIGKLSKVEIIDFAKNRINYIPPEIGSLATLKQLFLSNNKLFYTPITPNIGALKNLTRLDLSSNQLDDLPVEISNCEALEYLDISDNQLQSFPLEFGKLYNLQVFNCSKNSLKSLPSEISGWVKLEELNVSNNQLAFLPNQICLLGLLSTLNVGFNKLQQLPEELSSMVSLTNLDLKVNPPLQYVPQLSNLRQLKILSIRNLQITHLPLGLGLLSELIELDIRDNPQLKEIPYDIATLINLQKLDLFGNNMRIVPREVGNLINLQTLDLRQNKLTIDNIPSEIGKLVNLKKLLLSNNLLIALPPEIASMKALKEFEASNNQLQAIPTEIGELSGLTKINLSGNKLTSIPASFGNLSELQICDLKSNEIAELPTTLDGLKSCTKIDLSHNMLTELPWEFGDLIGLTILDVGHNPLTIPPNPIVMKGTESIIQWLKKNEKEGRKGKVSGLGIQQDNEK; this is translated from the exons atggGAGGAAATTTATCATCagaattaaaatcaacaaaatataGAAAGAGAGAGATTGTTGATTTAAGAAAGATgaatattgataaattaccaCCAACCATTGGAGCATTACAATGTAAagagttattattatcagagAATGATTTAATAACGATACCAGAGGAGATTGGAAAACTTAGTAAGGTAGAGATCATTGATTTCGCCAAGAATCGTATCAATTATATTCCACCAGAGATTGGATCATTGGCAACATTGAAGCAATTGTTCTTGTCAAATAACAAGTTATTCTACACACCGATCACACCAAACATTGGAgcattaaagaatttgacACGTTTAGATTTATCATCGAATCAATTGGATGACCTACCAGTGGAGATATCAAATTGCGAAGCGTTAGAGTATTTGGATATCTCTGACAACCAATTGCAATCATTCCCATTGGAATTTGGAAAGTTATACAACCTTCAAGTATTCAATTGCTCAAAGAACTCGTTGAAATCGTTGCCTTCAGAGATCAGCGGTTGGGTGAAGTTGGAGGAATTGAACGTGTCCAACAATCAATTGGCATTCTTGCCAAATCAGATCTGTTTGTTGGGTTTGCTCTCGACTTTGAATGTCGGCTTCAACAAGTTGCAGCAATTACCTGAAGAACTCTCCTCAATGGTGAGCTTGACCAATTTGGACCTCAAAGTGAATCCACCACTTCAATACGTACCACAACTCTCCAACCTTCGTCAATTGAAAATCCTCTCAATTAGAAACCTTCAAATCACTCATTTACCATTGGGTCTTGGTTTACTCTCAGAGTTGATTGAATTGGATATTAGAGATAACCCACAACTCAAAGAGATCCCATACGATATCGCCACCCTTATCAATCTTCAAAAATTGGATCTCTTTGGTAACAACATGAGAATCGTTCCAAGAGAAGTTGGTAATCTCATCAATCTTCAAACTTTAGATCTTCGTCAAAACAAACTTACCATTGATAATATTCCATCAGAAATTGGTAAACTTGTAAacttaaagaaattattattatcaaataatttattaattgcaTTACCACCAGAAATTGCATCAATGAAAGCATTAAaa gAATTTGAAGCATCAAATAATCAACTTCAAGCAATTCCAACAGAAATTGGTGAATTATCAGGTTtaactaaaattaatttatcaggTAATAAATTAACAAGTATTCCAGCatcatttggtaatttatcaGAATTACAAATTTGTGATTTAAAGAGTAATGAAATTGCAGAATTACCAACTACATTGGATGGTCTTAAATCTTGTACTAAAATTGATCTTTCACATAATATGTTAACTGAATTACCATGGGAGTTTGGTGATTTAATTGGTCTTACCATTCTTGATGTTGGTCATAATCCATTAACAATTCCACCAAAT